GCCATAGAGATTAACGGTAATTTTGCCTACGAAATACGTACAGGGTATTACACTAAATTATCTTTAGGTATAAACGCAGGCGTAAACCTTTTAAATATAGATTATACTAAAGGAATTTATAACAACCAACAAGATCCATTATTTCAAGAAAACTTGAGTTCAACACGACCAATTCTTGGTTTTGGAGCTTTTTTCTACGGTACAAATTGGTATACAGGTTTATCTACGCAGAATATATTAAACTCGCAGATATTTGATGACAGTGAGCTGGTAACCAATAGAAAAAGTCAATATTATCTAATGGGAGGCTATGTTTTTGATCTTTCGGAACGCTTAAAGTTTAAGCCAACGGTTCTAACAAAATACGTTTCTGCAGCCCCACTAACCGTAGATGTATCCGGTAATTTTTTGATAGATGAAAAACTAAGTTTAGGTCTTGCTTATAGGTATGATGATGCCGTAAGTGCGTTAGCTGGTTTTAATTTATCGGAAAAATTCTTCATTGGTTATGCATATGATTATACGCTAACAGATTTAAATAACTATAACGATGGTTCTCATGAAATTATATTAAAATATAACATTTTTGATAGAAACAAGAGAGCATTATCCCCAAGATTCTTTTAAAAACAATACTATGAAAAACATAATTATACTATTTATTATATTTTCTTCTACTATTGTTTTCGCGCAAAGTAAAGAAGAAAGAGCAGATGATCATTTTAGAGAATTTAAATTTGATGCTGCCATCAAATTATATGAGGATCTAGCTGACGATAAAAAAAAGCCATCCATGCATATTATTCAGCAATTGGCAGATAGCTATTTTAATATAAACGATTATCACAATGCTAAAATATGGTACAGCAGACTCTATGTAATTCAAGGTAAAAGAATAGAAGAAGGTAACCTCATAAAATTGGTACAATGCCTTAAAGCAGATTTAGAAATAGAAGCCGCAGATGAGCTACTTAAAGAGTACTATACCAAACCCGCAAAGCTGAAAATGATTTTGGCTCAAAAAGCGTATCTAGATAGTATTTCTAAAGAAAAACCCAATTATACTATTCAGAATGTGCCTTTTAATAGCAAAAAATCTGATTTTGCTCCTTATTTGTATACCAATGGATTAGTGTTTGCCTCTGCCAGAGATACACTTAAATCTAGCACGCTTTATCCTTGGAACAAGCAGCCATATTTAGACCTGTATATTACCAATCCAAAGCAGACCGATTATACTCCTGAAAAGTTTCTTGAAAATATGGAGTCCGATTTTCATGATGCAACCATTGCTTTATCATGGGATGCTAAGACCGTATATTTTACACGGAATTTTATCGAGAAAAATAAATTAAGCGCAAATGCAGATGGCCTCTCTAATATGCAAATATTAAAAGGAAGTATTGTAGATAATCAGCTCGTTAATATTACCTCTTTAAGCTTTAATAGTAAAGAATATTCTTGCGGACACCCTGCACTAACTGCAGATGGTAATTATATGTATTTTACCTCTAATATGCCAGGTGGTTATGGAGAATCGGATATTTATAGGGTAGCTCTAAATGCTTCAGGAGATGCCGGTATGGAGCCTGTTAATTTAGGGCCGACGATTAATACGAGAGGCCGTGAAATGTTTCCTTATGTAGTACATGATATCTTGTACTTTTCATCAGATGGTCATTATGGACTAGGGGGCTTAGATGTTTTTGCCTCAGCGCTATTATCTGGCGATGAATTTTCGTTACCATTGAATAGGGGGGAGCCTATAAATAGTAATATGGATGATTTCTCATACATAAGAGAAGTTGCCTCCAACAATGGATACCTAGCTTCTAACCGAAGTGGAGGCGTAGGAGACGATGATATTTATTATTACGAAGGAATACAACCTACAGATTGTTTAGAATATTCTGGAACCGTGTTTGATGAAAAAACAGGAGAACCCTTATATGAAGCTACAGTAGAAATATATGATTCAGAAGAAGGTCTAGTTTTAGCCACTAAAACAGATATGGAAGGGTACTATAACTTTATCTTACCATGTAATAAAACCAATAAACTGGTGTTTTCTAAGAAAAAGTATTCAAAAAAGTCTGTTACAGTTACTACAGGTGAAAACCCAAAAGCTCCATCCATGAATAATAAAGTGTATTTAACTCCTTTTGAGAGTTTAATCGTAAAAGATAATGGGGTCGAAAAAATTAAAGTAGAACCTATTTATTTTGATTATGATAAATATGATATTACAGTTAGAGCAGAAATAGAACTAGAGAAAGTATTGTTTGTTTTAAGAGAATTTCCTGCTATAAAAATAAAAATAGAATCGCATACAGATGCTAGAGGCAAGGATGCTTATAACTTAAAGCTATCTGATAATAGGGCGAAAGCCACTCGAGACTATTTGATCTTAAAAGGAATTGTCGCCAATAGAATAGAAAGCGCTAATGGGTATGGCGAATATCAATTAAAGAATGAATGTAGCAATGGTGTAAGTTGCTCAGAGCAGAAACATTTAATTAACCGAAGGTCTGATTTTATTATTATTTCAAAATAGAAAAATTTTGTACAGAGACACAAAAAAAGCATCATGTAAATGATGCTTTTTTTTATTCCTTTTAAAAATGCTATTGTGCGTATTCTTTAAAACATTGAGTTCAATTATAGATTACCATTTAAAGAAATTAATCTATCTGAAGTATCAAATTCTGCACTTAATATTTTCTTGTTTTTTAAACCTTCAATTTTATTTTCTGAATTGTGTAATTTAAAACCTCGATCTATGATATAATTTGCAAAAGCATTTTTATGATGTACCGTTATTCCTCTTATCAACTGCGGAAAACAGGTTAATACTTTTTCAATTTTAGCGACATCAATTTCAGGAATTCTTTCATCATCAATGGTCACCACCAGTGTTCCTTGACCATAATTAGCACAATAATAGCTTTTAGAAGCAAATATGCCGCAGGCGAGCATGCCTATTTTATGCTCAAAATGCTCTTCTACATTAAAGTGACCTTCAATTAATTCCTCAATATTTTTTAATGTTCCGAGTTCTTGCAGTTGCTTAGATTGCACTAGTAATTTTTCGGGAATTCCACTTTGGGTATTCGCCCAACCCCACATCCAAGAGCTAGTGTTAAATGAAAGAGACCCTATTACCTGAATAGGAAATTCTAATTCACCAAAAACAATACTTCCCCTTCCTAAATCTAATTGCCATGCCTCTGAACCAATTAGATCTCCAAAAATTAGTTGTTTTTCAAAAGATAATCCGGCATGTGATTCAAAAGCTTCTTCCAAAGAATTCCACTCTGGTTTGGTACGAGTATCAAATTTAGTAAGGTTATTTTCTTCGTCGTTTTTATGCTGTTCCATAACTACTTTTAATTTAAGATCTTTTCAATGAGTTGCCAGTTTAGTTCCTGAGCATAATCTAGCGCTGTTTTATTGGTTTTAGATTTTATGTTTTTATCTGCTCCTAATTCTAATAAAATTTCAATCGTAGTCACATTTCCGGCTATTGCTTCCCTATGCAATAGACTAAGCCCGTTTTCATCCTGTACTGTTAATTCATTAGGATTTTCTTTGATAAAGCTGCGTAAGTTATCTCCCATATTTTTACTCATAGGGTGCTCAATTAAATTTTCAGGATGCTCTTTTTGTTGGTAAACAAGAAGAATATCATCAAAATCTCCAAAATTTAAACCCCAGGCATTATCGTGTTTCTCTCGCTCTAAAGCATCCATTTCAGAACGCATGGCATGGATGGTAAAACCTCCATAGGTTTTTTCTTGAATAGACAGCATCCAATCTCCTATTTCATTAATTTTTTTCGTAACAAGATCTCCTTTTGAAACATTAGTGAGTTGGTGTGGTTCATTTACTAATTCTCCGGTGATATAGGCTCCATCAAAATTTAGATTGTTAACCCACATGTGTTCTACAGTAGGTTCTTTTTTTTCTGCAAATTGTTGTGTGAACGCTACTTTAATCATAGCAAAATCATGAGCAGGAACAATTCTTCTAGCTTCCCAATACAGTTCTCTCCAAAAAAAATTAAAAGTCTCTTGAGCCTTTAAATTTGCCTCTCTCATTTTTTTATTTTGCTCGATATAAAAAATAGTTTGCTTTTTTTCTTTGTTATCGTCCATTAGATTTTTTTTTAAAGTAGTCGAATTGTTAGGTATACTAAACTTTTAAAAGATAGTTTTGGTATAAAAAAGATATAGATTAATTAGAAGATATATTTGTTTTAAAAAAAGCCTTGTAGTTGTTTTTACAAGGCTTTATTTAATCCTTATCATGCTATGAACATAGCATTTAATTTTTAGAAATATTATATTTCATGGTAGCCATAATAGGTTCAAAAAAGACAGTCTCTTGAGACACAATTCTTTTTTGTACAATAGTATATGGGAAGGTCGTATATTCAGGATTTTCATGACGTATGCAGATCTCTTGTCCATACTCATCGGTAATATGCTTCCAATCTGATTTAAACTCAGTATTTAAAACCTCACCATAAGCGCTACCTAACGCAAGTTCAATCATTTTTTTATTTGGCCTTTCTAAAGTGCTAGAGTTAAAGCTATCACTATCTTCTATATATGCAGTTTCATCTGCTAACCAAAGTGCAAAAACTTGTGATAGTAAAGTAGCGGTAAATGTGCCTTCAAATTCCGGCACATATTTTTTACAAATAGAATAGGCTAAATCTGAATATAATGCTATAACATTATATTCATCTTCCGTTAAGTCTCTAAGAGTCGTCATCCGGCCTAATTTTATAAATTATTCTCTAACAAATCTATAAGTACATTTGTTCTACTGTCTACATCAGGTGCATTACTAACCGGACAGTGGTTTATTTCTAAAATACCATCTACAAACGTAAACGCATTTTTAGGATTGTGGTGGTTATCTCTGTTCACAATAACAATCTTTTTAAGTCCTTCTTTTAAGGCTTCTTTCCCCATGTCATCTGCTGTAATTGCAGTAAATGCCTCTATAAGCGGTTGAAAATAAATTTTAGGATAGGTCTCCATATATAAATGCATAAAACGGTTTTCAAATAAAGTATCCCATTCTATTTCTAAGGGTGCGTCAAAACCTGCAGCTTTAATTAGTTGTTCTTTTAAGGCAGGAAATTGTTCGTCTTGAAATTGCTTTGTAATTTTTTTCTCTTTAAGTCCCATATTGATTTATTTTTTAATTCTTATTTATGTTGAGACTCTAAAATTATATGAAATACTAATATATTTATAAACGGTTTTATAAACGTTGTTTTTTGTTTTAAATCCGCTTAATACTAATTTTGAACTATACCAAAAACTAGGGTTTAGCTGTTGTTTACTTTTAATAAAGCTCGAATTAATTTATAGGAAAGGGTATAGTTATCGTATTAAAGAATATAATAGTTACGTTGTTAAGCTTTTCTATACGACTAGAATTTAGTTTAAAAATTTTGACTTTAGTGTGAAAAGCGCGAATATAAAACAGATGGTAGCATTTGTAAAGAAGGCTCTCTTTTTGTGTAAAGCACTTTTATATTGGTGTTGCTAAACTAAAAAAAATAAACATGGACTATACAAAAATGGGAGAGGAGATAGCTACATATGCAGCCTTTGAATGAACATATAAAATAGAAGTAACAGAAAAAAATACATCCAAAAATTAGAATTGAGAACGTTTTTTTTGTCTATGACTAGCCAGATGATGAGGAAGGTGCCAGCACAAGTATTCCTGTTAGAAGCATACTTTAGAGGATAAAAAATATGAAATAGGTACTGCACATAATTTTTAGGATTATAATGTTAAGGCGTATCACATAAATAATTATGATGAATATATCTCTGATATTTATCCCTTACTAGTAAAAAGAGCGTTAGAAATTTCTAAAGAAAAAAAAGAAGATGTGTTGGGTCTTTCGCTTTCGGAAGTAATTCCTTTTGATACGCAAGAAACTAATGTAAAAAGATGGACAAATGAAGCTTTGAAAAGGTATACCATAGAGACTATTTAATAAAGATAAAATTTACATTCATGTTAGAAAATTTAATAGTAGAAAGCTTAGAAGAGTTACCTCTTTTATTTAATAAAAATTATATAGCATTTATTGCAGAAAAGACTAGAAGTATTACAGTAGATGATCAAGAATTTACCTTGTATACCGCAGAAGAACTTAGCGCTAAAATTACTATAGATGGGTTGGTGGTAAGTAACGTATATGCATTAAAAGGGTATGTGAAAACAATAAAAGAATTTTTAGGTCCTAATACGATGGATCAAAAAGGAAATCAATTTTCGATGTTAATGCTTGCAGCAAGTAAGGTTATAGGGCATGACAATGGCAATCTCCTATTTTTAGATGCACATGATAGTAAAAGTATTTATATTTTTCATCCAGATGGGGGAGACCTTACCAAAACTAAATTGAAATTAAATACCATTATAAAAAATGCATAGTAATTTACTACAAAAGTAAGAAGCCTTATAGATAAACCGTTAAAGGAGCATTTCTCTTTGTTTTTAAAAGCTTAATAGCACATACAAAACGATGCGTAGCACTTATAAAAGAAAATTAAAAATATAGATATACAACCCTACATTAGTTCTTAAAAAAAATAGAATGGATTATACAAAGACAGTAGATGGAATCTGTAAAGGTGGAGGCTTTGAAATAACGCACAAAATAGAAGTTACCAAGAAAATTACACCTAAAATTAGTATTGATGATGCTCATTTTTTAATCTATGACTGGCCAGACGATAAGGAAGGTGCCAATACAACTATTGCTATAAATTTGACTTATTTTTTTATTTTAGAAGATAAAAAGTATGAAATAGGTACTAAAAATACATTTTATGATTATGATGTTACAGCATATAAAAACACGCTAAAAAACTGGTATACTAACGATGTTTACCCTTTAATTGTAAAAAGAGCTTTAGAAATTTCCAAAGAAAAATTAGAGGAGGAATTAGGGGTTTCTTTAACTAACATAGCTCCTTTTGATACACAAGAAGCCAAAGTAAAAAGACTCGCTAATAAAGCTTTAAAAAGCTGTTTGATAGATACTATTTAAATAAGGAACACCATTAATTTGAAAAATAGGTAAAGTGAAATTTAAATTACCGTATATCATGGAAAACAATTTACTACAAAAGCAAGAAGCTTTATACCGTAATTTAAACTTTGCTGTAGCGATTAAAAAAGATAAGGTTGGTCTTATAACCCATTTTATTGCGAGTGAAAAGGAGGCTCGTGAAAATGATTTTCAAGGTCAATTTTATCCATCTTATCATTACGAGATTGATAAAGTAATGAATACAAAAATGCTTAAAATTTTAGATGAAGATATTTTTTCTGCATTTTACTACAGACTTAAATTAGGCATTATAGATAAACCTTCAGAAAAACATTTTTCATTATTTTTAAAAGCTGTTGCGCATAATATAGCCGATAACGACTTAGAGAATACTTTTTTAAGCGGTACAAAAATGTATTTACTTTTTGGTATAAAAAACAACGAAAATTCTGATGCTGTATATGATGTAATTTATGAAGATTATATAGCGATTTTAAAGTTTTTAAACCTTTGTAGTACCTACACCGCATATCCTAATTTACGTAAAAAGAAAGACCGGTTTTTACCGTTCCTAGACAATGCTATTTTAATAACCAGGATAAAGGAAGGTATATCTTTTTATTTTGAGAGCAATTTTGTTACCGCAGGCTCATTGGTTTTATTGCTCTTAGCTACGGATAAAACATCCAAAGACAAATTACGTAATTTGAATGATAGTGCTTTAAAAAATGATGACGTTTGGTTATTGGGTAGTTTTTATAAAGATTTTCAGCAAACAGAAGCTAACAAAGAACTCTTGAACAATTTATATTCAAAATTTTCTAAAGAGTGGATAGATGAATACCAAAAAAGAAATTGGGATTAAAAGCTTACAATTTTTTAACAGGGTAAAGCTAGCTTCAATTAATCAGCGATATGAAGATAGTGTGGTTAAAGCAACAGAAACTTTTTAGCTGTGATACTACTTAATGTTACCGCTAGCTATGACTAAGCATCCTAGCGGTAACTTTATTTTTAGATAATTTTATTTTTCACTTGTCTAAAGGGATGGTACCTACAATACTCCCCTCTTTTATAACAAAGAGCATATTTGCTATTGGAGCATTCCCATAACTATCATCTTCCCAAGCGTTTTGATGTAAATGCACAAAAGAGCTTAATAATTTTTCGCCTGCATCTCTAGAGATGACCATCATACATGTTCTTCTAGGAATAGTTACAAGCAACTCCTCTGAGTTTAGCATTTGATGCGCTTTTAGCATGTGGTTCGGAGATAAAATTCTTTCGCTAGAAAAATCCAGTCCGCTAGAGGTTAATACTTTATTTTCTAAGGCTTCTGAAAATTTAAACTCAGTAACATAGTCTTCTAAGTTTTGAAAAGCTTCTTCTAAAACTTTATTAGCATCCAGGGTTTCTAAATGCTTATGGGTTAAGAAAATAAAATTATCAGGAGTATCATACCCGAAGCCTACTACAACTTTAGGGCTGTCTTCATCGCCAATTAAAGTAGATTTGATAGCTCCTGCTTTAAGGCCTACCCAGTCTCCTGGTTTTAGGATAGGGTATATTTTATGCTGACCACTTTCTGTCTGTTTTACAATTTTTTCAATTTCTTCGTTGGTATTTTTGCTTCCTGAAATTGTAGTACTCATTTTTTATTTATTTTATTGTTTATAACAAATTTAAGGGTGCCTGCATCGCTTTTTATCACGGTATTCCGCTATTTTAAAAAATAATATAAAACGGAATATGGCCTATGCTATTCCCGTTATCTATTTGACGGGTAGGCATTATATTAGTCTACTTTGTATACCAATTTCATAGTAATTGAAGCTGTTTTTTCTCTTGAACTTGTATTAAAAGTTCCTCCCCAAGAATAATCTTCTCCAGAGTTTTGACCTGTGATTTGAAAAATTCCCATTTTAGCAGATTCTAGATTGCTTAAATCTCCTCCAGAAAATTCAGCTATGTTTTCTGCTCGTACTCTTGCGTCTTCTGTAGCTTTAGAAATCATCTCAATCTTTAGGTCTGCAAGTTTTGTGTAATAGTATCTAGGAGCTTCTGAATAAAACTGAACGCCTTGGTTTAATAATTCGGTAATTTCTCTAGATACTTTTTCAATCTTATCAACTTCATTAGATTCTATTTGTACCGCTTGTGTTAGTGTATACCCTACAAACTCTTCTCCAGCATATTCACCATTAGCGTTGTACAAATTTTTTGTTTTTTGATTTGTTTTCACCGCACTATAGATCAGCTCTTCGGTTTTAATTCCCATTTTTTTTAAATAACTATTTATAGTCGCTTTGTTTTGCTCCAAGTTTACATAGGCTTGTTTAAGATCTTCATCTTCTGCATTAAAACTACCTTCCCAAACAATAAGGTCTGAGGAAAAATCTGTTTTCCCTAATCCGGTAACTTGAATTTTACCATCTACTTTGGCTCTGTCTGTATAGGCTTTTCCTAAGAAAATTGAAGCCACAACGATGGCTATTCCAAAAATTAAAGCACTTGTATATTGTTTCATAGTATGTGATTATTATTATTATTATTATTATTATTATTTATTTTTTAATTGTTTAGACCTTGTTGCTACCAATAAGACCCTACTAAAAAGGTCATGCGTATAAAAGCAACAACACTTTCATCTGTTAGCTTTAAAGGAGCTTCTAAATGGGTAACTTCATCTCCATCTACAAAAACAACAAATAAACCATCTTTAAAAGCGAGTATAACATTGTCTATAGCTTCTTGTACTACGGCTAGATCTTTATTGGCTAAATCTCCAAAATCTACCTTCCCGCTTTCGGCTTGGTTTTGTATTTCTGCGGGGCTCAAAAAACCGACCACATTAACTTCTAGCCTTTTTTTATTAAAGGCTTCTACTTGTTTTTTTACACAAGCAATTAATAAATCTTCCAGATTTTTTGGTGTTTCTAGGAGTGTTAAAGGGACTTCTTTTACCTTTTTTTTACCAAGTCTTTTAAGTTGTAATGTGAGTTCCATTTGTATGTTTTTTTTGCGTTAGGGATTGTCGTGGAAAGCCCACAGTGCGATAGCACGAGGACTTGCAACAAAAGCCCGACCTCGCCTAAGCGAGGTAACGCCCTTGTTATACCAAATAAACATCTAATTTATCATCAATAATTTTAAAATTTATTTGGTATTATTTAAACATTAGCTATTTATCTGTGCTAAAATAGTTGGATCTTGAATTTTATTATCTTCGGATAAGAGTTTCATTTTTGAAATGATTTCTGCTGATTTTGGATCGTCGTCTACGAAAGGTAAAAACATACGCCCTCTATGCTGACTATGCACGGGAAGTATGGATAATGACAAGCCGTTTTTACTAACCTGTCCGCTTCCTAAATGTATGCTGTACTCGCCCAAGGTACCTCTTACGAGTATATGGCGTTCTTTTACCGTAATATTTTTAAGCTTAAATAGCTGAGCCGATTCAGAGGCTAAAGCAGCGCGCATTTGTAGCGTGCTATGACTTGCTTCTGGGTCTACACCACCAACGTGAGCAACACTTACCACAAGATCTATATCTCTCATTATCTCACTAAAAACTACCGAAGGCACCTCTTTTAGCGGAATTGGTTTGTACGTGTCTAATGAGTGAAAACTTATATGTTCTAGTGTTGGTGCCTCAATATCTGCAGGAGAATACCAGTCTGCCATAGCATACATTGTTGCCATAAAACCGAGTTTATGATACACTTTTTGCAATCCGTCTTCATTACTAACCGTCCAACCACGGCTACGTAACAAGGCTACCGTTTTTTGTGGCTGAATCTGATGTCCTTGATAGCGTTCTGACTTAGAACCAAGTTCTATTTCATCCTTAGTTACCAAATACAATTCTCTAAAGACTTGCTTAAAAGGTTGCACTAAACGCTCTGCAAAGAGGTATTTCTGGTACAGATCCCACTGTACAGCATTGTATAAGTGTGATGGGTGCGCTATAACCAAAACATCAGTTTCTTGTAAACTATGCTTGGTACCTTCAGTATCTGTTAAAATACCTTCTGTATAAAAGCCAGAAATTTGTCTTTCAGGAGAAAACAGCACCAATTTGCTCAGCATCACCTTTACAATAGGGTGTTGCATTATTTTATGAATCTCTGCTGCCGTAAACTCATCTTCGTTTACCATAGCATTTTCTAGGGATAAACGGGTTCTGCTGTATTGTTTAGACAAATAAGATTTGCCTTCTTTTAAAGCCAATACTTGCTTGTCTTTTTTATACTTAGCAGGAATAGATTTTTGTTTTTTATCGCCTTTGGTGACTAGAAGATCTGTTTTTCCTTGATCTGTAATGACCAATTCTATTACCGCATCATCGAAAGTAAGCACGGCATTTTCCATAATAGCGATGGTAGCTTTACTTTCCATAGCCCAACTAAAACGTACACGATCCTGAAAACCTGCATTTCTAGATAAGTTATCTAAGGCAATTTCTACCGCATTTTTCTCGCTTTCTTGGCGCTGCGCTCCAAACTGCTTGCTCTCTTTTAAAAACTGTTGCAATAGATTGTAACGCTTTAATAAATCTTTTTCTGGGATGGTTTTACTTAGGGGGATTAAACCTAAAGTACGCACATAATCTTTATCTCTTTTCTCTGTAATTTTCTTTAAGGTTTCCGTTATTTTTACTTCGCCTAACATTACACTAGAATATAGTTTTACTTGTCTGTGCCCATTACCATCCGTAATATATTTGGCAGCATCATGTAAAATTTTCCAATTAGTTTTTCCAATACTTTTATACACCTTATTAAACCAATCTATATCTATGGCACCCATTGCAAAGTCGGACTTTGGAATGTTAGAATACCTAGAAATTATAGTTTCTTTTTCGCTGCTCATATAATCAGATGCGTGCGCTTGAAACCACCATACGGCATCCTCTAATTTTTCTAAACCAAGATATTCCCCCACAAAACCTGCCCATTGTGTAGCGTAGCATGCCAGTTCTACCAAGCGCTTTTTAGGAATGTTAGCGTCATCTGCAAGGGCAACAAAATCTGAATAATTTTCTATTTCATTAGGGATACTCATTTTTAGTATAGCACTGAACTTAGATTTTTTAGTGTCACCATAATAGCTGTAGCCACGTTCAAAAGTATCTTTGCCCATACGTTGTAGTACTTTAAAAACATAGGCTATGCCTTCTACTTTATGGATGTTAGAAATATACGCTGACGCCTCTGTCGCTAAATCTCCACGTTCTAATTCTACAGCAAGAATATTTGTTTTTAGCTCGTTAAAAATAGCGTTTGGTATCAAGTTAACATTTAAACTTCCGTTACGTTTTCTATAGTTTTGAGCATCATCTAAGATAGCCATTAACTCGGAGGAGTTTAGTGCTTGAAAAAGTAGATCGTCTTCAGTAATTAAATTCTTTTGAAAGAGTAGTAAAGAGATGTCTATAAAGGGAAATACAAGCCCTCTATTGGTATTTCGTTTTTCTGTTGCAGCACTTATCGTGGTAATTGGTTTTGGGTATCCAATATATTGGGCCACTAAAAACATTTTTATATCCCAATATTTCTTTAGCTGCGCTTCATTAGCAAATTGCTTTAACTCTTCTACATTTATTACACATACCAAGCCATCAATAACATCGATCCAATGGTAGTTGTCATGCCCGTACCTCTTGCCGTAGGAGAACTTGCTTGTTTTGAGCTCTTCAGGGAAATTGGCAATGGTTTCTTCCCACAGGTCTAGTTTAAAGCTAAGTACAGCAGCCCTATCTGCATAGGCATTAAATAAGCGTTTTAAAATTTTAGTATATCTAGATCCTGTACTGTAATAGCTACGTTCTGGTACCGCTAATTTTATTTGCGTTAAGTCGGGCACATATTGTTTGGTAAATTCTTCTAAAGTTTCATAATTACCATAGGGAGCACTAATTCTATTGATGTAGCGAATGGCCGAGTACAGTTCAAAATCATTAAGATTACTCTCCTCATACCATTGTATCCAAACCGAAGCTAGAGGAATGTTTTGTAAATGCACTTCGGGATTGACCTCTTCTTTAATTCTTTTAATTTCTTGAATACCGTTGGCGATTAATGTGGTACTGGTTTCCCCATCATAGGCTTCAAATTGATATTCATGATTTCTA
This genomic stretch from Cellulophaga algicola DSM 14237 harbors:
- a CDS encoding PorP/SprF family type IX secretion system membrane protein — protein: MDAFQLPIKLLLFCLIVPVYMLCAQQPPQYTQYMYNTMVLNSGYTGTSSKIEALLLHRSQWLGIDGAPENQSFSIHGKLKEKIGLGLSATNDNLGAANAIEINGNFAYEIRTGYYTKLSLGINAGVNLLNIDYTKGIYNNQQDPLFQENLSSTRPILGFGAFFYGTNWYTGLSTQNILNSQIFDDSELVTNRKSQYYLMGGYVFDLSERLKFKPTVLTKYVSAAPLTVDVSGNFLIDEKLSLGLAYRYDDAVSALAGFNLSEKFFIGYAYDYTLTDLNNYNDGSHEIILKYNIFDRNKRALSPRFF
- a CDS encoding OmpA family protein, translating into MKNIIILFIIFSSTIVFAQSKEERADDHFREFKFDAAIKLYEDLADDKKKPSMHIIQQLADSYFNINDYHNAKIWYSRLYVIQGKRIEEGNLIKLVQCLKADLEIEAADELLKEYYTKPAKLKMILAQKAYLDSISKEKPNYTIQNVPFNSKKSDFAPYLYTNGLVFASARDTLKSSTLYPWNKQPYLDLYITNPKQTDYTPEKFLENMESDFHDATIALSWDAKTVYFTRNFIEKNKLSANADGLSNMQILKGSIVDNQLVNITSLSFNSKEYSCGHPALTADGNYMYFTSNMPGGYGESDIYRVALNASGDAGMEPVNLGPTINTRGREMFPYVVHDILYFSSDGHYGLGGLDVFASALLSGDEFSLPLNRGEPINSNMDDFSYIREVASNNGYLASNRSGGVGDDDIYYYEGIQPTDCLEYSGTVFDEKTGEPLYEATVEIYDSEEGLVLATKTDMEGYYNFILPCNKTNKLVFSKKKYSKKSVTVTTGENPKAPSMNNKVYLTPFESLIVKDNGVEKIKVEPIYFDYDKYDITVRAEIELEKVLFVLREFPAIKIKIESHTDARGKDAYNLKLSDNRAKATRDYLILKGIVANRIESANGYGEYQLKNECSNGVSCSEQKHLINRRSDFIIISK
- a CDS encoding DUF6882 domain-containing protein; translated protein: MEQHKNDEENNLTKFDTRTKPEWNSLEEAFESHAGLSFEKQLIFGDLIGSEAWQLDLGRGSIVFGELEFPIQVIGSLSFNTSSWMWGWANTQSGIPEKLLVQSKQLQELGTLKNIEELIEGHFNVEEHFEHKIGMLACGIFASKSYYCANYGQGTLVVTIDDERIPEIDVAKIEKVLTCFPQLIRGITVHHKNAFANYIIDRGFKLHNSENKIEGLKNKKILSAEFDTSDRLISLNGNL
- a CDS encoding DUF2314 domain-containing protein; the protein is MDDNKEKKQTIFYIEQNKKMREANLKAQETFNFFWRELYWEARRIVPAHDFAMIKVAFTQQFAEKKEPTVEHMWVNNLNFDGAYITGELVNEPHQLTNVSKGDLVTKKINEIGDWMLSIQEKTYGGFTIHAMRSEMDALEREKHDNAWGLNFGDFDDILLVYQQKEHPENLIEHPMSKNMGDNLRSFIKENPNELTVQDENGLSLLHREAIAGNVTTIEILLELGADKNIKSKTNKTALDYAQELNWQLIEKILN
- a CDS encoding DUF3806 domain-containing protein, encoding MTTLRDLTEDEYNVIALYSDLAYSICKKYVPEFEGTFTATLLSQVFALWLADETAYIEDSDSFNSSTLERPNKKMIELALGSAYGEVLNTEFKSDWKHITDEYGQEICIRHENPEYTTFPYTIVQKRIVSQETVFFEPIMATMKYNISKN
- a CDS encoding SIMPL domain-containing protein yields the protein MKQYTSALIFGIAIVVASIFLGKAYTDRAKVDGKIQVTGLGKTDFSSDLIVWEGSFNAEDEDLKQAYVNLEQNKATINSYLKKMGIKTEELIYSAVKTNQKTKNLYNANGEYAGEEFVGYTLTQAVQIESNEVDKIEKVSREITELLNQGVQFYSEAPRYYYTKLADLKIEMISKATEDARVRAENIAEFSGGDLSNLESAKMGIFQITGQNSGEDYSWGGTFNTSSREKTASITMKLVYKVD